A genome region from Arthrobacter sp. V1I9 includes the following:
- a CDS encoding SDR family oxidoreductase has protein sequence MSFMNSVVVITGASSGIGRATALRFAGKGARLVLAARGAESLEAVAAECRKRGAKAIAVPTDVADADQVEELATRAVEEFGRLDVWVNNAAVGAFGLLTEIPPKDFQRVLDVNISGYVNGARAALTRQSAQGSGTLINVASIVAATPLPYSAAYSISKAAVRALTVSLRSELAREGVTGVNVCTVLPATIDTPFYQNGANYTGRRPMAMPPVYSPERVAKAVVKLVAHPRRETVAGGMAGRLLLLQHKVMPGAVEAATARQVDRRQLSRRQSSPATSGNLHQSSQSLRKPSVGGGWHGRRRTAQRTLMGAAALAGAALALRKRLG, from the coding sequence ATGAGCTTTATGAATTCAGTTGTGGTGATCACTGGAGCATCCAGCGGGATCGGGAGGGCCACCGCCCTGCGCTTCGCCGGCAAGGGCGCCCGGCTGGTCCTGGCTGCCCGCGGAGCGGAATCCCTTGAGGCCGTGGCTGCAGAATGCAGGAAGCGCGGTGCGAAGGCCATCGCCGTTCCAACGGACGTAGCCGACGCGGACCAAGTGGAGGAACTGGCAACCCGTGCCGTCGAGGAGTTTGGGCGCCTGGACGTGTGGGTCAACAACGCGGCGGTGGGCGCTTTCGGCCTGCTGACCGAGATCCCGCCAAAGGACTTCCAGCGAGTACTGGACGTCAACATCTCCGGCTACGTCAATGGCGCCCGGGCGGCCCTGACCCGACAGTCAGCCCAAGGCTCAGGCACACTCATCAATGTTGCGTCGATTGTGGCGGCAACCCCGCTGCCCTACTCCGCCGCCTATTCCATTTCCAAGGCCGCGGTGCGTGCCCTGACCGTGAGCCTCCGCTCCGAACTCGCCCGCGAAGGCGTCACCGGCGTAAACGTGTGCACGGTCCTGCCGGCTACCATTGACACCCCGTTCTACCAAAACGGAGCCAACTACACCGGCCGCCGCCCTATGGCGATGCCTCCCGTCTACTCGCCGGAACGGGTGGCGAAAGCGGTGGTGAAGCTCGTGGCCCACCCGCGGCGGGAAACGGTCGCGGGAGGAATGGCAGGCCGCCTCCTGCTCCTGCAGCACAAGGTCATGCCCGGCGCCGTCGAAGCTGCGACGGCCCGCCAGGTGGACAGGCGCCAGCTTTCCCGGCGGCAATCTTCCCCAGCCACTTCCGGAAACCTTCATCAGTCTTCCCAGTCGCTCCGGAAGCCATCTGTCGGCGGGGGGTGGCACGGCCGCCGGCGAACCGCCCAGCGCACATTGATGGGTGCGGCGGCCCTGGCCGGCGCAGCCTTGGCGCTGCGGAAGCGGCTGGGCTGA
- a CDS encoding acyl-CoA dehydrogenase family protein: MRPIAPDAGTPPFPDADLMYIVDLLPPAERDRYFSIRRFFQSSVRQRSIEYWNREEFPFGLLADMGKHGLGALQLDGSSILFKGLMYVELARADVSLSALAGIHNELILGMISQLGSEEQQARWLPGLKTFRHLGAFALTEPDHGSDIAGGLETSARLEDGEWVLNGAKRWIGAGTIADFALVWARDEADAEIKGFIVETDRPGYTATKISNKIGLRIMQNADIVLSDVRIPAANLLPGAASFSRTNELLRDSRAWVGWQGAGIQLAAFDVARTYILGRRQFGKELARFQLVQQQLADILGNASASLALMAQLARIQQEGKLEMAQAAMAKATITRLARASVAMGRSLLGGNGITSDYEMGKLFGDAEVLYTYEGTYEINSLIVGRAVTGKSAFL; the protein is encoded by the coding sequence ATGCGGCCCATAGCACCCGACGCCGGAACTCCGCCTTTTCCAGACGCTGACCTGATGTACATCGTGGACCTCCTGCCGCCGGCTGAACGTGACAGGTACTTCAGCATCCGCCGGTTTTTTCAGTCCTCCGTCCGGCAGCGCTCCATTGAGTACTGGAACCGCGAGGAGTTTCCCTTTGGCCTTTTGGCAGATATGGGAAAGCACGGTCTCGGTGCCCTCCAGCTGGACGGCAGTTCCATCCTCTTCAAGGGCCTTATGTACGTGGAACTTGCCCGGGCGGATGTCTCCCTGTCTGCGTTGGCCGGGATCCACAATGAGCTGATTCTCGGCATGATCAGCCAACTGGGGTCGGAGGAGCAACAGGCCCGGTGGCTGCCGGGCCTGAAGACTTTCCGCCACCTCGGAGCATTCGCCTTGACGGAGCCGGACCATGGCTCTGACATCGCCGGCGGCCTGGAAACCTCAGCCAGGCTGGAAGATGGTGAGTGGGTCCTCAATGGAGCCAAGCGCTGGATCGGGGCCGGCACCATCGCCGACTTCGCACTCGTGTGGGCCAGGGACGAGGCGGACGCCGAAATCAAGGGTTTCATCGTGGAGACCGACCGTCCCGGCTATACGGCAACGAAGATTTCCAACAAAATCGGCCTGCGGATCATGCAGAACGCCGACATCGTTCTGTCGGACGTACGTATCCCCGCTGCCAACCTGCTGCCTGGGGCCGCGAGCTTCTCCCGCACCAACGAGCTGCTCCGGGACTCCCGCGCCTGGGTTGGCTGGCAAGGTGCCGGGATTCAGCTCGCCGCCTTCGACGTCGCCCGTACCTATATCCTGGGCAGGCGGCAGTTCGGCAAGGAGCTGGCCCGGTTCCAGCTGGTCCAGCAACAGCTCGCGGACATCCTGGGCAACGCTTCGGCCTCGCTGGCGCTGATGGCACAACTGGCGCGTATCCAGCAGGAGGGGAAGCTGGAGATGGCGCAGGCGGCCATGGCCAAGGCCACCATCACCCGTTTGGCACGGGCCTCGGTGGCGATGGGCCGTTCACTGCTGGGCGGCAATGGCATCACCAGCGATTATGAAATGGGCAAGCTGTTCGGTGACGCCGAAGTCCTCTACACCTACGAGGGTACCTATGAGATCAACTCGCTGATCGTGGGCAGGGCCGTCACCGGGAAATCCGCTTTCCTATGA
- a CDS encoding MarR family winged helix-turn-helix transcriptional regulator, translating to MGTPLSRDPIADARRNWEEHGWADVAASMAAITAIMRTQQILLGRIELALKPFGLTFARYELLALLSFARNGSLPMKRASTLLQVHPTSITNAVDRLQDAGLVRRSPHPTDGRTTLVELTAEGRTLAKRSTAALNTGVFSDPGFEPDDMDQLIRILRDFRRNAGDFLEP from the coding sequence GTGGGTACTCCGCTCTCCCGTGATCCCATTGCCGACGCACGCCGGAACTGGGAAGAGCACGGCTGGGCGGACGTCGCTGCGTCCATGGCCGCCATCACGGCGATCATGCGGACCCAACAGATCCTCCTCGGCAGGATCGAACTTGCGCTCAAGCCATTCGGGCTGACGTTCGCCCGCTATGAGCTGCTCGCGCTCCTGAGCTTCGCCCGGAACGGTTCCCTTCCCATGAAGAGGGCGAGCACCCTGCTCCAGGTCCATCCGACCTCCATCACCAATGCCGTGGACCGGCTCCAGGACGCGGGGCTGGTGCGCCGTTCTCCGCATCCCACCGACGGCCGCACCACACTGGTTGAGCTCACTGCCGAGGGCCGTACCCTGGCGAAGCGTTCGACGGCGGCACTGAACACCGGAGTTTTCAGCGACCCCGGGTTTGAGCCGGACGATATGGATCAGCTGATCCGGATACTGCGGGACTTCCGCCGCAATGCCGGCGACTTCCTCGAACCCTGA
- a CDS encoding DedA family protein, which produces MWGTAADAGGSTDNLTGLVGVAARGIEQLGEWGVGLFTLAETVVPPIPSEVILPLAGYLARQGSLNLVLVFVTSTLGAYLGAVFLYWLGAKLGFERSIRGLSRLPLVDREDFEHAAGWFRRHGRSSIFFGRLLPGVRSLISLPAGASAMPFGTFSLYTLAGSGLWNGALLGLGYLLGTQYRIIEEYSRFLNYAVYAALGVTVMLLVVRRVKRAKAAR; this is translated from the coding sequence ATGTGGGGAACGGCGGCGGACGCAGGCGGCTCAACCGATAATCTCACCGGACTGGTGGGGGTTGCCGCGCGGGGCATCGAGCAGCTGGGCGAATGGGGCGTAGGGCTTTTTACCCTTGCTGAAACCGTGGTCCCGCCCATCCCCAGCGAAGTGATCCTTCCTCTGGCCGGCTATCTGGCCCGGCAGGGGTCCTTGAACCTGGTCCTCGTTTTTGTCACCAGCACGCTGGGAGCCTACCTGGGGGCAGTCTTCCTTTACTGGCTGGGAGCGAAGCTTGGATTTGAGCGTTCCATCCGCGGCCTGTCCCGGCTGCCGTTGGTGGATCGCGAGGACTTTGAGCACGCGGCGGGCTGGTTCCGCCGCCACGGACGGTCCTCCATCTTCTTCGGCAGGTTGCTGCCAGGGGTGCGGAGCCTGATCTCCCTTCCTGCCGGGGCGTCCGCGATGCCGTTCGGCACGTTCAGCCTCTACACCCTGGCGGGCAGCGGGCTGTGGAACGGGGCGCTCCTGGGACTCGGCTACCTGTTGGGCACCCAGTATCGGATTATTGAGGAGTACTCCCGGTTCCTGAACTACGCCGTGTACGCCGCCCTGGGCGTCACTGTGATGCTGCTGGTCGTCCGGCGTGTCAAGCGTGCGAAGGCAGCGCGCTGA
- a CDS encoding enoyl-CoA hydratase, producing the protein MTEYTNILVEQRGRVGLVTLNRPQALNALNKATMEELVSAVRLMDTDPGVGAVVITGSGKAFAAGADIKEMAAQGYMDMYAADWFRGWEDFTRLRIPTIAAVSGFALGGGCELAMMCDLIIAGDNAKFGQPEINLGVLPGMGGSQRLTRAVGKAKAMDLILTGRFIGAEEADRCGLVSRVVPAEDVVDEAIKAADVIASKSKPVAMVAKEAVNAAFETGLAQGVLFERRLFHSLFATEDQKEGMAAFTEKRQPEFGHR; encoded by the coding sequence ATGACGGAATACACGAACATCCTTGTGGAGCAGCGGGGCAGGGTGGGCCTGGTGACGTTGAACCGGCCGCAGGCTCTGAATGCCCTGAACAAAGCCACCATGGAGGAGCTCGTGTCAGCCGTTCGCCTCATGGATACCGACCCAGGGGTGGGGGCGGTGGTCATCACCGGCTCGGGCAAGGCCTTCGCTGCCGGGGCTGACATCAAGGAGATGGCGGCGCAGGGTTACATGGACATGTACGCCGCCGACTGGTTCCGCGGTTGGGAGGACTTCACCCGGCTGCGCATACCCACGATCGCCGCAGTGTCCGGATTTGCCCTGGGCGGGGGCTGCGAACTGGCCATGATGTGCGACCTCATCATCGCCGGGGACAACGCGAAGTTCGGGCAACCGGAAATCAACCTCGGCGTGCTGCCGGGCATGGGCGGATCGCAGCGGCTCACCCGCGCCGTGGGCAAGGCCAAGGCGATGGACCTGATCCTCACCGGCAGGTTCATCGGGGCAGAGGAAGCGGACCGCTGCGGCCTTGTGTCCCGGGTGGTGCCGGCCGAGGACGTTGTGGACGAGGCGATCAAGGCCGCCGACGTGATCGCGTCCAAGTCCAAGCCCGTGGCCATGGTGGCGAAGGAGGCCGTAAACGCCGCCTTCGAAACCGGGCTCGCCCAGGGGGTCCTCTTCGAACGCAGGCTGTTCCACTCCCTGTTCGCCACGGAGGACCAGAAGGAAGGGATGGCGGCGTTCACGGAAAAACGCCAGCCGGAGTTCGGGCACCGCTGA
- the mmsB gene encoding 3-hydroxyisobutyrate dehydrogenase, translating into MPENHTVAFLGLGHMGGPMAVNLVKAGYAVAGFDVVPAALEVARAHGVPVAASAVDSVSGADVVLTMFPSGRHVLDAYQGTGGGPGLLAAAAPGTMFLDCSTINVDEAREAARLAIEAGHRSVDAPVSGGVVGAEAGTLTFMVGGDAQDFEAVRPLLEVMGKRVVHCGTHGAGQSAKVCNNLILGASMIAVSEAFVLGEKLGLSHQALFDVASAASGQCWALTTNCPVPGPVPTSPANRDYQPGFAGALMAKDLKLAVNALQSTGVAARVGPLAAEIYDTFAAEGGAGRDFSAIITDIRNKSGQDKQEPHQAAQDDGSPE; encoded by the coding sequence ATGCCTGAGAACCACACTGTTGCTTTCCTGGGCCTTGGCCATATGGGCGGCCCCATGGCGGTGAACCTGGTCAAGGCGGGGTATGCGGTAGCCGGCTTCGATGTGGTGCCTGCAGCACTGGAAGTTGCGCGGGCCCACGGCGTTCCGGTTGCTGCCAGTGCTGTTGACTCAGTATCCGGGGCGGACGTGGTCCTCACCATGTTCCCCAGCGGCCGGCACGTCCTGGACGCATATCAGGGAACAGGCGGCGGGCCGGGACTGCTGGCAGCGGCGGCACCCGGAACCATGTTCCTGGACTGTTCCACCATCAACGTGGACGAGGCCCGGGAAGCAGCCAGGCTGGCCATTGAAGCAGGGCACCGCTCGGTGGATGCCCCGGTATCCGGAGGCGTGGTGGGCGCCGAAGCCGGGACCCTCACCTTTATGGTCGGCGGCGATGCGCAGGACTTCGAGGCAGTCCGGCCGCTGCTGGAAGTGATGGGCAAACGGGTGGTGCACTGCGGCACGCACGGGGCCGGCCAGTCGGCCAAAGTCTGCAACAACCTGATCCTGGGCGCCTCCATGATCGCCGTCAGCGAGGCCTTTGTGCTCGGCGAGAAGCTGGGCCTGAGCCACCAGGCGCTGTTTGATGTGGCGTCGGCGGCGTCCGGGCAATGCTGGGCGCTTACTACCAACTGCCCCGTGCCCGGCCCCGTCCCCACAAGCCCGGCCAACCGCGATTACCAGCCCGGCTTCGCCGGAGCATTGATGGCGAAGGACCTCAAACTCGCCGTCAACGCACTGCAAAGCACCGGGGTTGCCGCCCGGGTTGGACCGCTTGCGGCGGAAATTTACGATACGTTTGCCGCGGAAGGCGGCGCCGGCAGGGACTTCTCCGCGATCATCACGGATATCCGGAACAAGTCCGGCCAGGACAAGCAGGAACCACATCAGGCAGCGCAGGACGACGGGAGCCCGGAATGA
- a CDS encoding enoyl-CoA hydratase/isomerase family protein, which produces MTDSSKTGEDNHNEVLLERRGRLGVITLNRPQAVNALTAGMVGALLEQLTAWADDDGVATVLVRGAGERGLCAGGDIVAIYEDISAGGGRTADFWQTEYRVNSLIARYPKPYVAVMDGLVLGGGVGISAHGSVRVVTERTRMGMPETTIGFAPDVGGTLLLSRAPGEAGTHAALTGAHLSAADALHLGLADHYVPSDSLEELMVALETETAEAAVVRYAVDAPGSALAGQRGWIDSCYSSDNAEEIVRRLRSYRGADGGGDATEAARAADIIEAKSPTSVKVTLASLRRVKNFTLDEALAQEYRVGMRFLEAPDFREGIRAQVVDKDRIPRWNPSTLAEVLPEQVELFFAPLGNNELDLELKETDHA; this is translated from the coding sequence ATGACGGACAGCTCGAAGACCGGTGAGGACAACCACAACGAGGTGCTGCTTGAGCGCCGCGGCCGGCTGGGGGTCATCACCCTCAACAGGCCTCAAGCCGTCAACGCCCTGACCGCCGGGATGGTGGGTGCACTTCTGGAGCAGCTCACCGCGTGGGCGGACGACGACGGCGTTGCCACGGTACTGGTGCGGGGGGCGGGTGAACGGGGGCTGTGTGCCGGCGGCGACATTGTGGCCATCTACGAGGATATTTCCGCAGGTGGAGGGCGCACGGCGGACTTTTGGCAAACGGAGTACCGGGTCAATTCCCTGATTGCCCGCTACCCGAAGCCTTACGTCGCCGTGATGGACGGGCTGGTCCTGGGCGGCGGCGTGGGCATCTCGGCGCACGGCTCCGTCCGCGTGGTCACCGAACGCACCCGGATGGGTATGCCGGAAACCACCATCGGGTTTGCGCCCGACGTCGGCGGGACCCTGCTGTTGTCCCGCGCACCGGGGGAGGCGGGAACCCACGCGGCGTTGACCGGCGCGCACCTCAGTGCGGCGGATGCACTGCACCTTGGCCTCGCCGACCATTATGTTCCGTCCGACAGTCTTGAGGAACTGATGGTGGCGCTGGAAACCGAAACAGCAGAAGCCGCCGTCGTACGTTACGCGGTGGACGCACCCGGCTCCGCGCTCGCCGGGCAGCGTGGCTGGATTGACAGCTGTTACTCCTCCGACAACGCCGAGGAGATTGTCCGCCGGCTCCGTTCCTACCGCGGTGCCGACGGCGGCGGAGATGCCACGGAGGCGGCCCGGGCTGCTGACATCATCGAGGCGAAGTCGCCCACGTCTGTCAAGGTCACGCTGGCCTCCCTCCGCCGGGTAAAAAACTTCACCCTGGATGAAGCCTTGGCGCAGGAATACCGCGTGGGGATGCGGTTCCTGGAAGCGCCGGATTTCCGGGAGGGCATCCGGGCGCAGGTGGTGGACAAGGACCGCATCCCCCGCTGGAATCCGAGCACCCTGGCTGAGGTGCTGCCCGAGCAGGTGGAGCTCTTTTTTGCGCCGCTGGGCAACAATGAACTGGATTTGGAGCTAAAGGAGACGGACCATGCCTGA
- a CDS encoding CoA-acylating methylmalonate-semialdehyde dehydrogenase: MVRELSHYVGGQHAAGTSGRFGDVFDPCTGTVQARVPLAGGDEVTSAVAAAAMAQEEWAAMNAQRRGRILLRFVDLVNQDMDGLARLLSSEHGKTLADSRGDIQRGLEVVEFAAAAPHLLKGEFSTEAGPGIDIHSLRQPLGVVAGITPFNFPAMIPLWKSGPALAAGNAFILKPSERDPSVPLRLAELYTEAGVPDGVFNVVNGDKEAVDALLEDHRVKAIGFVGSTPVAQYIYATATAHGKRAQCFGGAKNHMVVMPDADLDQAADALVGAGYGSAGERCMAVSVAVPVGQETADRLVAKLRNRVKGLKVGHSLDRDADFGPVVAAAAKKRIEGLIQAGVDEGASLLADGRGITVEGYEGGFWVGPTLFDHVTPDMGIYRQEIFGPVLSVVRAVDYDEALQLCSRNEFGNGVAIFTRDGDAARDFASRVDVGMVGINVPIPVPIAYYTFGGWKASGFGDLNQHGADAFRFYTKTKTVTTRWPSGIRHGASFVMPEGS, translated from the coding sequence ATGGTGCGCGAGCTTTCCCACTACGTCGGCGGCCAACACGCGGCCGGCACCTCAGGCCGTTTTGGCGACGTCTTCGATCCCTGCACGGGGACCGTCCAGGCCCGTGTGCCGTTGGCCGGTGGGGACGAGGTGACCAGCGCGGTTGCTGCCGCAGCCATGGCGCAGGAGGAATGGGCGGCCATGAACGCCCAGCGCCGCGGCCGCATCCTGCTCCGGTTCGTGGACCTGGTGAACCAGGACATGGACGGACTGGCGCGGCTGCTGTCCTCCGAACACGGCAAGACCCTCGCCGACTCCAGGGGCGACATCCAGAGGGGACTGGAAGTCGTGGAGTTTGCAGCTGCCGCCCCGCACCTGCTCAAGGGTGAATTCTCCACGGAGGCCGGACCGGGAATCGACATCCATTCCCTGCGTCAGCCCCTGGGCGTTGTGGCAGGGATTACGCCGTTCAACTTTCCCGCCATGATTCCGCTCTGGAAGTCCGGCCCCGCCTTGGCCGCAGGCAACGCGTTCATCCTGAAGCCCTCGGAACGTGACCCCTCTGTGCCGCTGCGTCTCGCCGAGCTTTACACCGAGGCGGGCGTTCCGGACGGGGTATTCAACGTGGTCAACGGGGATAAGGAAGCCGTGGATGCGCTCCTTGAGGACCACAGGGTCAAAGCCATCGGGTTTGTGGGCTCCACCCCTGTTGCCCAGTACATCTACGCCACGGCCACAGCCCACGGCAAGCGCGCGCAGTGCTTTGGCGGTGCCAAGAACCATATGGTGGTGATGCCGGACGCAGACCTGGACCAGGCCGCGGACGCTCTCGTTGGTGCCGGGTACGGCTCGGCAGGGGAGCGCTGCATGGCTGTTTCGGTGGCAGTTCCGGTGGGACAGGAAACAGCTGACCGGCTGGTCGCCAAGCTCCGGAACCGCGTGAAGGGGCTGAAAGTGGGGCACAGCCTGGACCGGGACGCGGACTTCGGGCCCGTGGTGGCCGCCGCCGCGAAAAAACGCATTGAGGGGCTTATCCAGGCGGGTGTGGACGAGGGCGCCAGCCTCCTGGCGGATGGCCGGGGCATCACGGTGGAAGGCTACGAAGGCGGTTTCTGGGTGGGGCCAACCCTCTTTGACCACGTGACGCCGGACATGGGCATCTATCGGCAGGAGATCTTCGGCCCCGTCCTCAGCGTGGTGCGGGCGGTCGATTACGATGAGGCGCTTCAGCTGTGCAGCAGGAATGAGTTCGGCAACGGCGTGGCCATCTTCACCCGTGACGGCGATGCAGCCCGCGATTTTGCCAGCCGCGTCGATGTGGGCATGGTGGGCATCAATGTCCCCATCCCGGTGCCCATCGCCTACTACACGTTCGGCGGCTGGAAGGCGTCAGGGTTCGGTGACCTGAACCAGCACGGAGCGGACGCCTTCCGCTTCTACACCAAGACCAAGACGGTCACCACCCGGTGGCCCTCAGGAATACGGCACGGAGCCAGCTTCGTGATGCCGGAAGGAAGTTGA
- a CDS encoding exodeoxyribonuclease III, whose protein sequence is MKIATWNVNSLRARADRVEAWLQRSDCDVLAIQETKCKDDNFPWELFERMGYEVAHFGVNQWNGVAIASRVGLDDVERTFLDQPSFGKAGKDPVQEARAMAATCAGVRIWSLYVPNGRSLDDEHMPYKLKWLESLKTHAQELVTQNPEAQVALMGDWNIAPFDEDVWDIDLFVNNRYTHVSPPERAAFHAFMSAGFTDVVRPYTPGPGVYTYWDYTQLRFPKKEGMRIDFVLGSPALAERVTGASIDREERKGKGASDHAPVLVELAD, encoded by the coding sequence GTGAAGATTGCTACCTGGAATGTGAATTCGCTCCGTGCCCGCGCCGACCGTGTGGAGGCCTGGCTGCAGCGCAGCGACTGCGACGTCCTGGCCATCCAGGAAACGAAGTGCAAAGACGACAACTTCCCTTGGGAACTCTTCGAACGGATGGGTTACGAGGTTGCCCACTTCGGCGTGAACCAGTGGAACGGTGTGGCCATCGCGTCCCGGGTGGGATTGGATGATGTTGAGCGGACGTTCCTGGATCAGCCCTCTTTCGGCAAGGCGGGCAAGGATCCGGTCCAGGAAGCACGCGCCATGGCTGCCACCTGCGCCGGCGTTCGGATCTGGAGCCTCTATGTCCCCAACGGCCGCTCACTGGACGACGAACACATGCCGTACAAGCTCAAGTGGCTGGAAAGCCTGAAGACGCACGCCCAGGAACTCGTCACGCAGAACCCCGAAGCACAGGTGGCACTCATGGGCGACTGGAACATCGCACCGTTCGACGAGGACGTGTGGGACATCGACCTGTTCGTCAACAACAGGTACACCCACGTCAGCCCGCCCGAGCGCGCCGCTTTCCATGCCTTCATGTCTGCCGGCTTCACCGACGTGGTCCGCCCGTATACCCCCGGCCCGGGCGTTTACACCTACTGGGACTACACCCAGCTGCGTTTCCCCAAGAAGGAAGGCATGCGGATCGACTTCGTGCTGGGCTCCCCTGCCCTGGCCGAACGAGTGACCGGCGCTTCGATTGACCGCGAGGAGCGCAAGGGCAAGGGCGCGTCGGACCACGCACCAGTGCTGGTGGAACTGGCAGACTGA
- a CDS encoding LacI family DNA-binding transcriptional regulator — protein MARTSERSQRGGHSGVSIEDVAAAAGVSTATVSRAVRGLPRVSPATRQKILEVAGDLGYVASSSASGLATGRTKTIGVLAPFVSRWFFSKAIEGADRELHARNYNLSLFNLGGHGSNRERLFSKTMVYKQIDALLVLCMALSHDELEHLQKIDIPLVVVGGHVEECAYIGIDDYAAASTAVRHLIDLGHRDIALLHGDDETDLNFDVPRVRILAFKDVMTAAGLPTRPEWDEWGDFTVSSGQEAFRRLWAKPGDKPTAIFCASDEMAMGVIFEASRLGVLVPEELSVVGIDNHDFADAMGLTTVGQRPDEQAELATKMLLDELDGEAGAVQSAVAPHELIVRRTTAPRQS, from the coding sequence GTGGCACGCACAAGTGAAAGGTCGCAACGGGGCGGCCATAGCGGGGTCAGTATTGAAGACGTCGCCGCCGCCGCGGGGGTGTCCACTGCCACGGTGTCGCGGGCGGTCCGGGGCCTGCCCCGCGTCTCACCCGCAACAAGGCAGAAAATTCTTGAGGTAGCGGGAGACCTGGGTTACGTGGCCTCCAGCTCCGCTTCCGGCCTGGCAACGGGCCGAACCAAAACCATCGGTGTACTGGCGCCCTTCGTCAGCCGCTGGTTCTTCTCCAAGGCCATCGAAGGCGCAGACCGGGAACTTCACGCCCGGAACTACAACCTCTCGCTGTTCAACCTCGGCGGCCATGGCAGCAACCGAGAGCGGCTCTTCAGCAAGACCATGGTCTACAAGCAGATCGATGCCCTGCTGGTCCTGTGTATGGCGTTGTCCCACGACGAACTGGAACACCTGCAGAAAATCGACATTCCGCTGGTGGTGGTGGGCGGCCACGTGGAGGAGTGCGCCTATATCGGTATAGACGACTACGCCGCCGCCTCCACCGCCGTCCGGCACCTGATCGACCTGGGCCATCGGGACATCGCCCTGCTCCACGGCGATGACGAAACAGACCTGAACTTCGATGTTCCCCGCGTCCGTATCCTCGCCTTTAAGGACGTCATGACGGCGGCGGGCCTCCCCACCCGCCCCGAATGGGACGAGTGGGGGGACTTCACGGTCAGCAGCGGACAGGAGGCCTTCCGCCGCCTGTGGGCCAAACCGGGCGACAAACCGACAGCCATCTTCTGCGCATCGGATGAGATGGCCATGGGCGTCATTTTTGAAGCGTCCAGGCTTGGGGTCCTCGTGCCGGAGGAACTTTCCGTGGTGGGTATCGACAACCACGATTTTGCTGACGCCATGGGCCTCACCACCGTGGGACAGCGGCCTGACGAACAGGCCGAGCTGGCCACCAAGATGCTCCTCGACGAACTGGACGGTGAGGCGGGAGCGGTTCAGTCCGCCGTCGCACCCCATGAACTGATCGTCAGGAGGACGACGGCGCCGCGCCAGTCCTAG
- a CDS encoding carbohydrate ABC transporter permease, whose product MTTTTASTALRAQQDKGRKTAQNREKWASVRTYVSAAVILIWCLAPAYWMVVTAFREVGFTYDTTPWPTHVTMDNFITAFDTSFGNRFGQALLNSIFIGVTVTVISLVIGVFAAYALARLNFRFKYLVLGFILGASMFPGVALITPLFQLFTNIGWMGTYQALIIPNISFVLPLTVYTLTSFFREMPWELEESARVDGCTQGQAFRKVIMPLAAPAIFTTAILAFISSWNEFLIASQLSNEATKPVTVAIASFAGAQPNQIPYTAIMAAGTIVTIPLVILVLVFQRKIVAGLTAGAVK is encoded by the coding sequence ATGACAACCACAACTGCCTCCACGGCATTGCGGGCGCAGCAGGACAAGGGGCGCAAGACTGCGCAGAACCGGGAAAAGTGGGCAAGCGTCCGTACCTACGTCAGTGCGGCTGTCATCCTTATCTGGTGCCTTGCACCTGCTTACTGGATGGTGGTGACGGCGTTCCGCGAAGTGGGCTTCACCTACGACACAACGCCCTGGCCCACCCACGTGACGATGGACAACTTCATCACGGCCTTCGATACCTCGTTCGGCAACAGGTTCGGCCAGGCCTTGCTGAACAGTATTTTCATCGGCGTCACGGTAACGGTGATCTCGCTGGTGATCGGAGTGTTCGCGGCGTACGCCCTGGCACGCCTGAACTTCCGCTTCAAGTACCTGGTGCTGGGCTTCATCCTGGGGGCGTCCATGTTCCCGGGCGTTGCCCTCATCACCCCGCTGTTCCAGCTGTTCACCAACATCGGCTGGATGGGCACGTACCAAGCGCTGATCATTCCGAACATCTCGTTTGTCCTGCCCCTCACCGTTTACACGCTGACCTCTTTCTTCCGGGAAATGCCCTGGGAGCTGGAGGAATCGGCGCGCGTTGACGGCTGCACCCAAGGGCAGGCGTTCCGGAAGGTGATTATGCCGTTGGCTGCTCCGGCGATCTTCACCACGGCCATCCTGGCTTTCATCTCCTCGTGGAATGAATTCCTGATTGCCAGCCAGCTGTCAAACGAGGCTACGAAACCAGTGACGGTTGCCATTGCCAGCTTCGCCGGCGCGCAGCCCAACCAGATCCCCTACACGGCCATCATGGCCGCGGGCACCATCGTCACCATTCCGTTGGTAATTCTGGTACTGGTCTTCCAGCGCAAGATCGTTGCCGGCCTTACGGCAGGTGCGGTCAAGTGA